The Candidatus Cloacimonadaceae bacterium genome contains a region encoding:
- a CDS encoding M1 family aminopeptidase encodes MKTMLRPALFCLMILLSAGILQARDRHALKPHFRMRSHETARADSATGFDVIKYEITLTINDISRFISGNVLTTVLAEENLTALQYNLHNLNVSAILVNDAPATFTHTGGLINIALNIPVGQTFTTQVFYSGYPQLSPNLYQIGMIFSTNSVFTISDPDAGRYWWPCYDYPWDKAIVDLHITMRSDWKVAANGIRSGIVNNGDGSSTTHWIGSHPMTTYLVCITAGPYVEILQSAGGIPIHNFVLPNQYNNALVDFANQPAMINYFSSVFGAYPFEKYGNAVVSMSTYGAMEHQTMTTLGNFIITGTGAYELIIAHELAHQWYGNCVSFLTFKDVWLSEGFATYSEHLWVDKTQGWQASANYVGSSYHQYYLNWEAGAGAQTIYNPSFYDYFSPPSYEKAASVLHMLRLKIGEANFFQLLQQWVSTYHNGNAITSELQTMAEQISGMDLHQFFLQWIYSPGVPSLEYSLWQNPLSNSPTKIMAKTTSPTSTQFHLEVPFRISYNAGSDSLYVMATPSGHAGYYPHVFDPDAITITPNHNNWTLLRLINQQKPVLTECLPSNAAVLISWQSFLGDPSLSYNIFRRPGTAGAWVLLNPAPLNALSYTDSSAQNGTAYQYAVSAIDAQGYFTAKSTPMNATPVAFTFANSLLVVDETRDGNGANINPNDQMVDAFYTAALTPLVFDEWDCATQGLPPLDILGTYRVVLWHADDFSQNLLIDHQNTLGGYILGGGRVLLSGWKTASVLSDSFISRFTGGAQLIYDNSASLISARSDIYADLEVDPLKTAASWNGMLPQIYTFANVQNPLYTATMSATAAGNGQIAAFRYDIQPSGGRLVMFGFPLYFMQADGVRALLQSIIPHLDPALPNDDNFIPALSASLCVFPNPFNPSTSINFSLSRSAFVVMELFNIRGQRVRKLIDSQVNTGSHRILFDGKDEGGRDLSTGIYLLRLKYDKHLLTRKISLIK; translated from the coding sequence ATGAAAACGATGCTGAGACCGGCACTATTTTGCCTGATGATATTACTGAGTGCAGGCATCCTGCAAGCGCGGGATCGCCATGCACTGAAACCGCATTTCCGGATGCGCAGCCATGAAACCGCGAGGGCGGATTCCGCCACCGGATTTGACGTCATCAAATATGAAATCACGCTCACGATCAACGACATCAGCAGGTTTATCTCCGGAAATGTACTCACCACCGTGCTGGCGGAGGAAAATCTCACTGCTCTGCAATATAACCTGCACAACCTGAACGTGAGCGCCATCCTCGTCAATGACGCTCCGGCAACCTTTACTCACACCGGCGGGCTCATCAATATCGCGCTCAATATCCCAGTGGGACAGACCTTCACGACCCAAGTTTTCTATTCCGGCTATCCGCAGCTATCTCCAAATCTCTATCAGATCGGCATGATCTTTTCCACGAATAGCGTGTTCACGATCAGCGATCCCGACGCCGGACGCTATTGGTGGCCTTGCTATGACTACCCTTGGGACAAAGCGATTGTGGATCTGCATATCACCATGCGCAGCGATTGGAAAGTGGCGGCAAACGGCATCAGAAGCGGCATCGTCAACAACGGAGACGGCTCTTCAACCACTCACTGGATCGGTTCCCATCCGATGACCACCTATCTGGTTTGCATCACTGCAGGTCCCTATGTCGAGATTCTTCAAAGCGCCGGAGGCATCCCTATTCACAATTTTGTGTTGCCGAACCAATACAACAACGCCCTCGTGGATTTTGCCAATCAACCCGCCATGATCAACTATTTCTCGTCGGTCTTCGGTGCCTATCCCTTTGAAAAATATGGCAATGCCGTAGTCAGTATGAGCACCTACGGCGCGATGGAACATCAGACGATGACCACGCTCGGAAACTTCATCATCACCGGAACCGGCGCTTATGAACTGATCATTGCCCACGAGCTTGCGCATCAATGGTATGGCAATTGCGTTTCCTTCCTCACTTTCAAGGACGTCTGGCTCTCAGAGGGCTTTGCCACTTATTCCGAACACCTTTGGGTGGATAAAACCCAGGGCTGGCAAGCATCTGCAAACTATGTGGGCAGCAGCTATCACCAATATTACCTGAACTGGGAAGCCGGAGCCGGAGCGCAAACCATATATAATCCAAGCTTCTACGACTATTTTTCGCCGCCATCTTATGAGAAAGCCGCCTCCGTCTTGCACATGCTGCGTCTCAAGATCGGAGAGGCGAACTTTTTTCAACTGCTTCAGCAGTGGGTGAGCACCTATCACAATGGAAACGCAATAACTTCAGAGCTACAGACGATGGCGGAACAGATCAGCGGGATGGACCTGCACCAGTTTTTCCTCCAATGGATTTATAGTCCCGGCGTCCCTTCGCTGGAATATTCCCTCTGGCAGAACCCTTTGTCCAATTCCCCCACCAAGATCATGGCAAAGACGACTTCGCCGACATCCACGCAGTTTCACCTCGAAGTTCCTTTCCGGATCAGCTACAACGCTGGTTCGGATTCTCTATACGTGATGGCAACTCCTTCCGGTCATGCAGGTTATTATCCCCACGTGTTTGATCCGGATGCGATCACGATCACTCCCAATCACAACAACTGGACCCTGCTGCGCCTGATAAATCAACAGAAACCCGTCCTCACCGAATGCCTGCCTTCAAACGCTGCTGTGTTGATCTCCTGGCAGAGCTTTTTGGGCGATCCGTCCCTTTCATACAACATCTTTCGCCGTCCAGGCACAGCGGGGGCATGGGTCTTGCTCAATCCCGCTCCCCTCAACGCTTTGAGCTATACGGACAGCAGCGCGCAAAACGGAACCGCTTATCAGTATGCGGTTTCCGCCATCGACGCGCAAGGATATTTTACTGCAAAGTCCACCCCCATGAATGCCACTCCGGTCGCGTTCACTTTTGCCAATTCACTCCTGGTTGTGGATGAAACCCGCGACGGCAACGGCGCAAACATCAATCCCAACGACCAAATGGTGGACGCTTTCTATACCGCGGCACTGACTCCTCTGGTTTTTGACGAATGGGACTGCGCCACTCAAGGGTTGCCGCCATTGGACATACTTGGCACATATAGAGTTGTGCTCTGGCACGCGGATGATTTTTCCCAGAATCTGCTCATCGATCATCAAAACACCCTGGGTGGATATATCCTCGGCGGCGGCAGAGTGCTGCTTTCCGGATGGAAAACTGCCTCCGTGCTGAGTGATAGCTTCATTTCCCGTTTCACCGGAGGAGCGCAATTGATCTATGACAATTCCGCATCTCTGATCAGCGCAAGATCGGATATTTATGCCGATCTGGAAGTCGATCCACTCAAAACCGCCGCTTCCTGGAACGGTATGCTGCCCCAGATCTACACATTTGCCAATGTCCAAAACCCGCTCTACACCGCGACCATGTCCGCAACGGCTGCCGGCAACGGACAGATCGCCGCTTTCAGATATGACATCCAACCCTCGGGCGGGCGCTTGGTCATGTTTGGCTTTCCGCTATATTTCATGCAGGCGGATGGAGTGCGAGCCCTTTTGCAAAGCATCATTCCCCATCTCGATCCCGCTTTGCCGAATGACGATAATTTCATTCCCGCTTTATCCGCGAGCCTATGCGTCTTTCCCAATCCCTTCAATCCGAGCACTTCGATCAATTTCTCGCTTTCCCGCTCCGCTTTTGTGGTAATGGAACTTTTCAACATCAGGGGGCAACGCGTGCGCAAACTGATCGATTCACAAGTAAATACCGGTTCGCATCGGATTCTATTCGACGGCAAAGACGAAGGAGGAAGAGACCTATCCACAGGTATCTATCTACTGCGCTTGAAATACGATAAACACCTGCTGACAAGGAAGATAAGCCTGATCAAATAG
- a CDS encoding FlgD immunoglobulin-like domain containing protein, with product MSLTVNSGFTLTINSTRSVTVGTGGATNNGTIVLTAGTSTTTTSLFDAGNFTNSETGILTATGAFTQVYFNGTVARSFTNNGTVTAPLNQLVLASSSTVTLLGSNQILCLRVNLYYGTFVNSNRITFGTGGTSYGVVQISANTTYAAGSFDQPPTFNLGTSGMQLLYAPALNNYSTSFEVPPNGVVAYFLVVCTPRTVNMTRDITIPWVYTPGLNLSSGTLNIGANTLTINATIGVATGTLTGSTSSNIIFNGTPATTLPAVSGGLNNLTLNNSAQIALSGAVTVNGTLTLAQGSLSNGAFLTMASGTTISRSTGSLTHAPILGGTVNLLYTGGSPIATRIEVPAASSAINNLTTNTGGLTQSLTPTGGSESTSYTQGFNAATIPADWAVEIVNNPTGVVPTITFVTTGLNPTVNPNEGTHFVRFNSFDCESGDRIRLKRTTALSTVGRMNIGVVFAWYMDNGYTNADNVTVQWSTDGTVWNDSFAYFRYSATNAWVTNTCFFPAGAENQATLYIAFLFTSAYGNNCSLDHLRVNVTTPVASSVTVNGTLNLTGNYTIGNGNTLTIAGTVAGAGGLTGGATSDVTVSTGGNITLPAVMNTLTINSGGGVSLPNNVTVGSLTVASGSLNLNGYSLSFTGAPNLSFPGTGIVASLAATETEAVLMPDRINRQWPITGGLLSNLHATFTWTALDDNNFNWTGQTPAVYQGITKLGTVSFGSRTITALITSLSGKAEFTIGLEDGGTLPVELSSFTAAISATGFVRLMWVTQSETNALGYNIFRGSEPVLETALQLNVFIQATNTSQVQVYQYTDSEVFEPSTYYYWLQILDLDGTIAFHGPISIDFTNGNNPGAPPVPMITELKSIYPNPFNPNAYISYSLDKASTVSLVIYNARGQIIRTYNEGSKNIGNYQVYWNGCDNSGRECATGVYFVRMTAGTFSFTRKAVLMK from the coding sequence TTGAGTTTAACCGTCAATAGTGGATTTACTTTAACGATCAATAGCACAAGATCGGTTACGGTAGGTACAGGCGGTGCTACCAATAATGGGACCATTGTTTTAACTGCCGGAACTTCAACTACCACCACATCTTTGTTTGATGCCGGGAACTTCACAAATAGTGAAACCGGTATCTTAACTGCTACCGGTGCCTTTACCCAAGTCTATTTTAATGGAACAGTAGCACGTTCATTTACAAATAATGGCACAGTAACTGCCCCATTGAATCAACTGGTTTTGGCAAGCTCTTCTACCGTGACCCTTTTAGGCAGCAATCAGATCCTCTGCCTAAGAGTTAATTTGTATTACGGAACATTTGTAAATTCCAATCGGATTACCTTCGGAACCGGCGGAACATCTTATGGTGTAGTTCAAATCTCTGCCAACACAACTTATGCTGCGGGCAGCTTTGATCAACCTCCGACCTTCAACTTGGGAACCTCAGGAATGCAATTATTGTATGCTCCAGCACTAAATAACTACTCCACTTCTTTTGAAGTCCCTCCAAACGGCGTCGTTGCCTATTTTTTAGTTGTTTGCACTCCCCGGACTGTGAACATGACCAGAGATATCACCATACCTTGGGTATATACTCCCGGTCTTAATTTATCCTCCGGAACCTTGAATATCGGCGCAAACACGCTTACTATAAACGCAACGATTGGCGTGGCAACCGGAACCTTAACCGGCAGCACTTCATCCAATATTATTTTTAACGGAACTCCGGCAACGACATTGCCCGCTGTTTCCGGAGGGCTAAATAACCTGACCCTTAATAATTCTGCCCAAATAGCCCTAAGCGGAGCGGTTACTGTCAACGGCACATTAACTCTGGCGCAGGGAAGCCTGAGCAACGGCGCTTTTTTAACCATGGCATCAGGAACAACCATTTCACGGTCAACCGGTAGTTTAACTCATGCACCTATACTCGGCGGGACGGTTAATCTGTTATATACCGGCGGTTCGCCAATAGCTACCAGAATTGAAGTACCTGCAGCCTCTTCCGCGATAAATAATTTAACCACAAATACCGGTGGACTGACTCAAAGCCTTACTCCAACGGGAGGATCAGAATCAACCTCATATACTCAAGGCTTCAATGCAGCTACGATACCGGCAGATTGGGCAGTAGAAATAGTTAATAATCCCACTGGTGTTGTTCCCACTATAACTTTTGTTACCACAGGCCTCAATCCCACGGTCAATCCCAACGAAGGAACTCATTTTGTCCGGTTTAACTCTTTTGATTGCGAATCTGGAGACCGGATCAGGCTAAAGAGGACTACGGCACTATCAACTGTCGGAAGAATGAACATCGGGGTTGTGTTCGCTTGGTATATGGATAACGGCTATACGAACGCCGACAACGTCACGGTTCAATGGTCCACAGACGGTACTGTCTGGAACGATTCATTTGCGTATTTCAGATATAGCGCTACCAATGCGTGGGTGACAAATACTTGTTTCTTCCCCGCCGGAGCGGAAAATCAGGCGACCCTTTATATTGCTTTTCTGTTTACCAGCGCTTACGGGAATAACTGCTCCCTGGATCATCTGAGAGTCAATGTCACTACTCCGGTGGCATCCAGCGTCACCGTAAACGGCACGCTTAATTTGACCGGCAATTATACTATTGGAAACGGAAATACGCTCACCATTGCCGGTACAGTTGCAGGTGCGGGTGGGCTAACCGGCGGTGCTACATCGGACGTTACGGTTTCAACCGGTGGCAATATCACATTACCCGCTGTTATGAATACTTTAACCATAAACTCTGGTGGGGGAGTAAGCCTTCCCAATAATGTGACGGTTGGGAGCTTGACAGTAGCCAGTGGCAGCCTGAATTTGAACGGTTATTCCTTATCATTTACCGGTGCGCCAAATCTCAGTTTCCCCGGCACGGGGATTGTTGCGAGCTTGGCTGCTACGGAAACCGAAGCTGTACTAATGCCTGACAGGATAAACAGGCAGTGGCCTATAACAGGGGGATTGTTATCAAACCTGCATGCTACATTTACTTGGACAGCCCTTGACGATAATAATTTTAACTGGACAGGTCAAACTCCCGCAGTCTATCAAGGCATCACAAAACTCGGAACTGTTTCATTCGGCTCCCGCACAATCACTGCTCTGATAACTTCATTAAGCGGGAAAGCTGAATTTACGATCGGGTTGGAAGATGGAGGTACCTTGCCTGTGGAGCTGTCATCTTTCACCGCTGCTATCAGTGCCACCGGATTTGTGCGTTTGATGTGGGTAACCCAATCTGAAACAAATGCTTTGGGATACAATATCTTCCGTGGCAGCGAGCCGGTATTGGAAACCGCATTGCAGCTTAATGTGTTTATCCAGGCCACTAATACTTCGCAAGTACAGGTATATCAATACACGGATTCAGAAGTATTTGAGCCCAGTACCTATTACTACTGGTTGCAGATCTTGGATTTGGATGGAACCATCGCTTTCCATGGACCTATTTCAATTGACTTCACCAACGGGAATAACCCGGGCGCGCCGCCAGTACCGATGATCACGGAGTTGAAGAGTATTTATCCCAATCCATTTAATCCCAATGCCTATATCAGCTATAGCTTGGATAAGGCTTCAACGGTTAGCTTGGTGATCTATAATGCGCGTGGGCAGATTATCCGAACCTACAATGAAGGGAGTAAAAATATTGGTAACTACCAAGTTTACTGGAACGGCTGTGATAACAGTGGCAGAGAATGCGCTACCGGAGTGTATTTCGTCCGGATGACTGCCGGTACATTCAGCTTCACCCGCAAAGCGGTTCTGATGAAATAG
- a CDS encoding lamin tail domain-containing protein — translation MLQSAVGSGGKAFLICVLGLLFILPATARVVINEVCYDPAGADSGYEWIELYNAGSENTYLEGAQILSGGSTYSLVYTLPYFLLRPGRYLLIGEANVPNAVFYTSLVFQNGGSETDGIRYVSPDGYYTDTVLYDEPNTNGLIDDSGNPGLSFAPDVPAGYSLARVRCGWDTDDSFADFIAEVNPTPGLSNRVYVDYALVHPRIWEEDGDWKFEVFVKNQAIIPPADLPDMTVKLDGIIIANHCIWYIPPGDSIYTLTYLPITEGVNHLIEAEIDLPGDTNPANNIISLHLQGQALEAPYISEFMYHPPTGFQEWIEIHLPLTGSAKQNYRIKDAADNSLAFSLPPQSGYYVLCNAPAQLLSFYPDCPSSSVIQVSGWAALNNTGDSIYLFDENEHIIDSVSYVGVSTQQGKSLEHYQNPQNQSAWRYSFDPSGATPGRQNSEPAPSHPDMRGKLNVFGSPCKPSRGEYVTISYRLDDSANKASCKVYDRNGALIKVLANNTSIGSEGSFLWDAKNERGKFAPRGLYIILWESKPVSGNKIFRRQLTAVIYD, via the coding sequence CTGATCTGCGTTTTGGGCTTGCTGTTTATTTTGCCCGCCACCGCAAGGGTTGTCATCAACGAAGTTTGCTATGATCCCGCGGGCGCGGACAGCGGCTATGAATGGATCGAACTCTATAACGCGGGGTCGGAAAATACCTATCTTGAAGGCGCCCAAATCCTCTCCGGCGGAAGCACTTACAGCCTTGTTTATACGCTTCCCTATTTCCTGCTGCGCCCGGGAAGATACCTCCTCATCGGGGAGGCAAACGTTCCCAACGCGGTGTTTTACACCAGTCTCGTTTTCCAAAACGGCGGCTCCGAAACCGATGGCATCCGCTATGTCTCTCCTGACGGATATTATACTGATACAGTACTTTACGACGAACCGAATACCAATGGCTTGATCGACGACAGTGGCAATCCCGGGCTCAGTTTCGCGCCCGACGTGCCTGCCGGATATTCTCTGGCGCGCGTCCGTTGCGGATGGGATACGGATGATTCATTCGCGGATTTCATCGCCGAAGTCAATCCCACGCCGGGGCTGTCAAACCGTGTGTATGTGGACTACGCGCTTGTCCATCCGCGGATTTGGGAAGAGGATGGAGATTGGAAGTTTGAAGTCTTTGTCAAAAACCAAGCTATCATCCCGCCGGCAGATTTACCGGATATGACGGTCAAGCTGGACGGCATCATCATCGCCAACCACTGCATCTGGTACATTCCACCCGGGGATTCGATCTATACGCTTACTTATCTACCAATCACGGAAGGGGTTAACCATCTCATCGAAGCTGAAATCGACCTTCCCGGAGATACCAACCCTGCAAACAACATCATCTCCCTCCACCTGCAGGGACAGGCACTCGAGGCGCCCTATATCAGCGAGTTTATGTATCATCCGCCCACCGGATTTCAGGAGTGGATCGAAATCCATCTACCGCTAACCGGCTCTGCAAAGCAAAACTACCGGATCAAAGACGCCGCCGACAACAGCCTTGCCTTTTCACTGCCCCCGCAAAGCGGATACTATGTTCTCTGCAATGCCCCCGCCCAGCTTTTATCCTTCTATCCGGATTGTCCATCCTCCTCAGTGATCCAAGTGAGCGGATGGGCGGCGCTCAATAATACCGGCGACAGCATCTATCTGTTTGATGAAAATGAACATATCATCGATTCCGTGAGCTACGTGGGTGTCTCTACTCAACAAGGAAAATCCCTTGAACACTACCAAAACCCGCAAAACCAAAGCGCCTGGCGCTATAGTTTTGATCCCTCAGGCGCCACTCCAGGCAGGCAAAACAGCGAACCCGCTCCCTCACATCCCGATATGAGAGGCAAATTAAACGTCTTTGGCAGCCCCTGTAAACCCTCACGAGGAGAATATGTCACCATCAGCTACCGCTTGGACGACAGCGCCAACAAAGCCTCCTGCAAGGTATATGACCGAAATGGAGCTTTGATCAAAGTGCTGGCAAACAACACCTCCATCGGCAGCGAGGGATCCTTCCTCTGGGACGCCAAAAACGAACGCGGAAAATTTGCCCCCCGCGGGCTCTACATCATCCTCTGGGAATCAAAGCCCGTCTCCGGCAACAAGATATTCCGCCGCCAACTCACCGCCGTGATCTATGATTGA